One genomic region from Tripterygium wilfordii isolate XIE 37 chromosome 20, ASM1340144v1, whole genome shotgun sequence encodes:
- the LOC119987332 gene encoding plant UBX domain-containing protein 10-like, whose amino-acid sequence MVDVADKLACFQAITGLEDPDLCTEILQAHDWDLQLAISSFSSGNSPEYPSLAGTSGGDASTTVQSNSEFRDVVERPEPTAAGPGLVWKLVTLPISVVSGSLGLISGAIGLGLWAAGGVLSYSFGMIGLGSNSARNGESSARLVSVSAAATEAMDFVADFEREYGSRRPNFVSEGFMDALQRSRNSFKLLFVYLHSPDHPDTPVFCERTLCSEMLSAFVNENFVAWGGNIRASEGFKMSNSLKASRFPFYAVVMPSTNQRIALLQQGEGPKSPEDMLTMLQKVLEESAPVLVAARLDTEERRNNIRLREEQDAAYRAALEADQARERQRREEQERLEREAAEAERKRMEEEEARERAEHEAAEREAALVKMREDKALSLGAEPEKGPNVTQVLVRFPTGERKERRFHSSTTIQTLYDYVDSLGCLDAENYSLVSNFPRVVYGREKLTLSLKEAGLHPQASLFVEIN is encoded by the exons ATGGTTGATGTGGCTGATAAATTGGCGTGTTTTCAAGCGATTACGGGGCTTGAGGATCCCGATTTGTGCACAGAGATTCTCCAGGCTCATGATTGGGACTTGCAACTTGCGATCTCATCCTTTTCCTCCGGGAACTCGCCGGAGTACCCGTCCCTCGCGGGTACTAGTGGCGGAGACGCTTCGACTACTGTACAATCGAATTCAGAATTCCGAGATGTTGTAGAACGACCGGAACCGACAGCTGCAGGACCTGGTTTGGTATGGAAACTGGTTACCTTACCGATTTCCGTTGTTTCTGGAAGTTTAGGGTTGATTTCTGGGGCGATTGGGCTCGGTTTGTGGGCGGCAGGAGGTGTTCTGTCGTACTCGTTCGGAATGATCGGCCTGGGCTCTAACTCAGCGCGAAATGGTGAGTCGTCTGCTCGATTAGTATCAGTTTCTGCTGCGGCAACAGAGGCCATGGATTTCGTAGCCGACTTCGAGAGGGAGTATGGTAGTAGGAGACCGAATTTTGTTAGCGAGGGTTTCATGGACGCGCTTCAGCGGTCTAGGAACTCATTCAAACTGTTGTTTGTGTACTTGCATTCGCCAGATCATCCGGACACGCCGGTCTTCTGCGAGAGGACGCTGTGCTCGGAGATGTTGTCGGCATTTGTGAACGAGAATTTTGTGGCTTGGGGAGGTAACATACGCGCCAGCGAGGGGTTCAAGATGAGTAATAGCTTGAAGGCTTCTCGATTCCCCTTTTATGCCGTGGTTATGCCGTCCACAAACCAGAGGATTGCTTTGCTTCAGCAG GGTGAAGGACCAAAATCTCCTGAAGACATGCTTACCATGCTACAGAAGGTCCTTGAAGAAAGTGCCCCTGTTCTAGTTGCTGCTAGGCTTGATAcggaagaaagaagaaacaacatACGTCTGAGGGAGGAGCAAGATGCTGCTTACAGGGCAGCACTTGAAGCTGATCAG GCTAGGGAACGCCAAAGGAGAGAAGAGCAGGAACGGCTGGAAAGGGAAGCTGCTGAGGCTGAGAGAAAGCGTATGGAGGAAGAGGAGGCTCGTGAAAGAGCAGAACATGAGGCTGCAGAAAGAGAGGCTGCACTAGTTAAAATGCGGGAGGATAAAGCCCTTTCACTTGGTGCTGAACCTGAAAAAGGACCTAATGTTACACAA GTTTTGGTACGCTTCCCAACTGGAGAACGCAAAGAGAGGAGGTTCCATAGCAGTACAACAATCCAAACTCTCTACGACTATGTTGATTCCTTGGGTTGCCTAGATGCCGAGAATTACAGCCTTGTATCCAACTTTCCTCGGGTTGTATATGGTCGTGAGAAACTTACTTTGTCTCTGAAAGAAGCAGGATTGCATCCTCAGGCCAGCCTTTTTGTGGAGATAAACTAG
- the LOC119987510 gene encoding aluminum-activated malate transporter 10-like — translation MAEKQQSSSDQLEWRINVGDGSSRTLVPKAGLVRRAWQGLKGVIEAFFVKKVWRFLKKAWDLGVDDPRKFIHCLKVGIALTVVSLFYYMRPLYDGFGGNAMWAVMTVVVVFENNVGASVCKCLNRICGTSLAGFLGFGVHCLASKSGPKLEPFIVGSSVFLLASAATFSRFIPSVKARFDYGAMIFILTFSLVSVSGYRVDELLGMARERISTIIVGTSLCILVSMLICPIWAGGELHVLIHRNMEKLAISLEGCTSEFFQSNGGVDDKNKESNEKLLGFKCVLGSKANEEAMAKFALWEPAHGQFNYKHPWKQYLKIGSSIRSCAYCLEALNACINSEHKVPESIMEHVSDSCLTVSSNASRVIRELAETMKTMKRSSTIDVLLGEMNSSVQELQGNLKSLLPENGTPIMDMIPVLTCVSLLIEIANRVEAIVDAVKELSNLAAFGFKDQDKSKQDQPKSSENLVQEKEREEQTIMTLQRVSVL, via the exons ATGGCAGAAAAGCAGCAATCAAGTAGTGATCAATTGGAATGGAGAATAAATGTGGGAGATGGGTCATCAAGGACTTTGGTCCCAAAGGCAGGGCTTGTCAGAAGAGCCTGGCAAGGCCTGAAGGGTGTAATTGAAGCCTTTTTTGTGAAGAAGGTGTGGAGGTTCTTGAAGAAAGCATGGGATTTAGGGGTTGATGATCCTAGAAAATTTATCCATTGCCTTAAAGTTGGGATTGCTCTCACTGTTGTCTCACTGTTTTACTATATGAGGCCATTGTATGATGGCTTTGGAGGGAATGCTATGTGGGCTGTTATGACAGTTGTTGTGGTGTTTGAAAACAATGTCG GAGCATCAGTCTGCAAATGTTTGAACAGAATATGTGGGACAAGTCTTGCTGGGTTTCTTGGATTTGGTGTACATTGTCTGGCTAGCAAATCTGGACCCAAACTCGAGCCGTTCATCGTTGGATCCTCAGTTTTCTTACTAG CTTCTGCTGCAACTTTCTCAAGATTTATACCATCCGTGAAAGCCCGGTTTGACTACGGAGCtatgatcttcatcctcactttcAGCTTGGTTTCAGTATCAGGCTATCGAGTCGATGAATTGCTCGGTATGGCACGGGAAAGGATATCAACAATCATAGTTGGAACTTCTCTGTGCATCCTTGTGAGCATGTTGATTTGCCCCATCTGGGCTGGCGGGGAGCTTCATGTTCTAATCCATCgtaacatggaaaaacttgccattTCATTGGAGG GCTGCACTAGTGAGTTCTTTCAAAGTAATGGAGGAGTTGATGACAAAAACAAAGAGTCCAATGAAAAATTGCTAGGATTCAAGTGTGTTCTGGGTTCAAAGGCCAATGAAGAAGCTATG GCCAAATTTGCTTTATGGGAGCCTGCTCATGGTCAGTTCAATTACAAGCATCCATGGAAACAATACCTCAAAATCGGTTCATCGATCCGAAGCTGCGCTTATTGTCTAGAGGCCCTTAATGCCTGCATCAATTCAGAACATAAG GTTCCAGAGTCCATAATGGAGCATGTGAGTGATTCTTGCTTAACAGTGAGCTCTAATGCTTCAAGGGTCATTAGAGAATTGGCAGAAACCATGAAGACCATGAAGAGATCATCAACCATAGATGTCCTGCTTGGAGAAATGAACAGTTCAGTTCAAGAACTTCAGGGGAATTTAAAGTCACTATTACCTGAAAATGGAACTCCTATCATGGATATGATTCCAGTATTAACCTGTGTTTCTTTGCTGATCGAAATCGCGAATCGGGTCGAAGCCATTGTTGATGCTGTCAAAGAACTATCAAACTTGGCTGCATTTGGATTCAAAGACCAGGACAAATCAAAGCAAGATCAGCCTAAGAGTAGTGAGAATTTAGTGCAAGAGAAGGAAAGAGAGGAACAAACCATAATGACCCTTCAGAGGGTCTCAGTTTTATAG